One stretch of Streptomyces sp. R21 DNA includes these proteins:
- a CDS encoding endo-1,4-beta-xylanase: protein MRTSLRTRLTAVLTGAAAAAALLAAGTTAHAADTPLRDLAAAKGKVIGTAVTGSKLTGTYGDIAGAQFNSMTPGNAMKWETVEPSRGTFNWAEADQIVAFAQAHNQQVRGHTLVWHSQNPSWLTNGTWTSAELSSLLQNHITTEVTRYKGKLAAWDVVNEPFNEDGTYRSSLWYNGLGSDYIANALTWAHAADPSAKLYINDYNVEGVNAKSTALYNLVKSLKERGVPIGGVGLQAHLILGQVPSTLQQNIQRFADLGVDVAITELDIRMQVPSDSAKLTQQAADYKAVMDACVAVTRCVGVTVWGFTDSDSWIPDVFSGYGAATPYDENYAPKPAYYAIATSLGGTSTPPPTGACTATYSVVNQWNTGFTGQVKIACSGAALSSWKVGWTYGAGQQISQAWNATCTQSGATVSCSNASYNGTVADGGSVTFGFNASWSGSNPVPTVTLG, encoded by the coding sequence ATGAGAACCTCCTTACGTACACGTCTTACCGCCGTGCTCACCGGCGCCGCAGCCGCGGCCGCCCTTCTCGCGGCCGGTACGACCGCTCACGCGGCCGACACCCCGCTGCGCGACCTCGCCGCCGCGAAGGGCAAGGTCATCGGCACGGCGGTGACCGGTTCCAAACTCACCGGCACCTACGGCGACATCGCCGGGGCCCAGTTCAACTCGATGACCCCCGGCAACGCCATGAAGTGGGAGACGGTCGAGCCCAGCCGGGGCACCTTCAACTGGGCCGAGGCCGACCAGATCGTCGCCTTCGCGCAGGCCCACAACCAACAGGTGCGCGGCCACACCCTCGTCTGGCACAGCCAGAACCCGAGCTGGCTGACGAACGGCACCTGGACGTCCGCCGAGCTGAGCAGCCTGCTGCAGAACCACATCACGACCGAAGTCACACGCTACAAGGGCAAGTTGGCCGCCTGGGACGTGGTGAACGAACCCTTCAACGAGGACGGCACCTACCGCTCCTCGCTCTGGTACAACGGCCTGGGCTCCGACTACATCGCCAACGCCCTGACCTGGGCACACGCGGCCGACCCGAGCGCCAAGCTCTACATCAACGACTACAACGTCGAGGGCGTCAACGCGAAGAGCACCGCCCTCTACAACCTGGTCAAGTCCCTGAAGGAGCGAGGCGTTCCGATCGGCGGCGTCGGTCTCCAGGCCCACCTGATCCTCGGCCAGGTGCCGTCCACGCTCCAGCAGAACATCCAGCGCTTCGCCGACCTCGGTGTCGACGTCGCGATCACCGAGCTGGACATCCGCATGCAGGTTCCGTCCGACAGCGCGAAGTTGACGCAGCAGGCGGCCGACTACAAGGCCGTGATGGACGCGTGCGTGGCGGTGACGCGCTGCGTCGGCGTCACCGTGTGGGGCTTCACGGACTCCGACTCCTGGATCCCGGACGTCTTCTCGGGCTACGGCGCGGCGACACCGTACGACGAGAACTACGCGCCGAAACCTGCGTACTACGCCATCGCGACCTCGCTCGGCGGGACCTCGACGCCACCGCCGACGGGTGCGTGCACGGCGACGTACAGCGTGGTGAACCAGTGGAACACCGGGTTCACCGGACAGGTGAAGATCGCCTGTTCGGGGGCGGCGCTGTCCTCGTGGAAGGTCGGCTGGACCTACGGGGCGGGCCAGCAGATCTCGCAGGCCTGGAACGCGACCTGCACCCAGTCGGGCGCGACGGTGAGCTGCTCGAACGCCTCGTACAACGGGACGGTCGCGGACGGCGGCTCGGTGACGTTCGGGTTCAACGCGTCATGGAGCGGCAGCAACCCGGTGCCTACGGTGACGCTGGGCTGA
- a CDS encoding LacI family DNA-binding transcriptional regulator: MKPAKPVESRSAASSTQTATLAEIAREAGVSAPTVSKVLNGRADVAPGTRTRVEELLRSYGYRRRRAEAARSPLIDVVFHELESAWAMEVIRGVENVARDEGLSVVLSESAGRLTPGRTWADQVAARRPHGVVLVLSGLDESQRALLTSRSIPFVVVDPAGDPGADVPSVGATNWHGGLSATRHLVELGHTRIGAISGPSRIMCSRARIDGYRAALETAGLSVDPELIRQGNFHHDMGYRAGLELLRLPDRPTAVFAGNDLQALGVYEAARELGLRIPEDLSVVGFDDLPLARWVGPPLTTVRQPLTEMAEAAAKLVLELGREERPSAGTRVELATSLVVRSSTAPPSA, translated from the coding sequence ATGAAACCTGCGAAGCCCGTGGAGTCCCGGTCGGCGGCAAGCTCCACCCAGACGGCGACGCTCGCCGAGATCGCCCGCGAGGCCGGTGTGTCCGCTCCGACTGTTTCGAAGGTGCTCAACGGCCGCGCCGACGTCGCACCGGGGACCCGTACGCGCGTGGAGGAGTTGCTGCGCTCCTACGGCTACCGGCGACGACGGGCGGAGGCGGCCCGCTCGCCGCTCATCGACGTGGTCTTCCACGAGCTGGAGAGCGCCTGGGCGATGGAGGTCATCCGAGGCGTCGAGAACGTCGCACGCGACGAGGGGCTGAGCGTCGTCCTCTCGGAGAGCGCGGGCCGTCTCACCCCGGGCCGCACCTGGGCCGACCAGGTCGCCGCCCGCCGCCCGCACGGCGTGGTGCTGGTGCTGAGCGGCCTCGACGAGTCCCAACGGGCGCTGCTGACCAGCCGCTCCATCCCCTTCGTGGTCGTCGACCCGGCCGGCGACCCGGGCGCCGACGTGCCCTCGGTCGGCGCCACCAACTGGCACGGCGGGCTGTCCGCCACCCGCCACCTCGTCGAGCTGGGCCACACCCGGATCGGCGCGATCAGCGGGCCCTCGCGGATCATGTGCAGCCGCGCCCGGATCGACGGCTACCGTGCCGCGCTGGAGACGGCGGGCCTGTCGGTCGACCCCGAGCTGATCCGGCAGGGGAACTTCCACCACGACATGGGTTATCGCGCGGGTCTGGAGCTGCTGCGGCTGCCCGACCGGCCGACCGCCGTCTTCGCGGGCAACGACCTCCAGGCGCTCGGCGTGTACGAGGCCGCGCGCGAACTCGGGCTGCGCATCCCGGAGGACCTGAGCGTGGTCGGCTTCGACGACCTGCCGCTGGCCCGCTGGGTGGGACCGCCGCTGACGACCGTACGGCAGCCGCTGACGGAGATGGCGGAGGCGGCGGCCAAGCTGGTGCTCGAACTGGGCCGCGAGGAACGGCCGTCGGCGGGGACGCGGGTGGAGCTGGCGACGAGCCTGGTGGTGCGGAGCAGTACGGCGCCGCCTTCGGCGTAG
- a CDS encoding glycoside hydrolase family 3 N-terminal domain-containing protein: protein MTDPWQDTTLPAAVRAADLLARMTPQEKIAQLYSVWPGSNETPGGDMAPHQHALSEDLDLAELLPHGLGQLTRPFGTAPVEPAEGAARLAKFQEDIRAANRFRLPAVAHEECLTGLTAWQATIFPTPLAWGASFDPALVKEMASSIGATMHSVGIHQGLAPVLDVVRDARWGRTEESIGEDPYLVATVGTAYVQGLESAGVVATLKHFAGYSASRGARNHAPASIGPRELADVILPPFEMALREGGARSVMAAYNDVDGLPAHAHHGLLTQLLREQWNFTGTVVADYFAVSFLESAHGLTDSPAGAAALALAAGVDVELPAVRCYGSGPLDEELVDRAALRVLTQKCELGLLDPDWAPPAAGASVDFDPPHMRELARQLAEESVVLLANGNGDGIGDGSGGRNGTLPFGLGVRRIAVLGPLADDPAAMLGCYTFPRHVLLDHPDVPTGVAVPTLLDALRAELPDAEFGDDPAAADVCVVAVGDRSGLFGRGTSGEGCDAADLELPEGQGELVDRALAAGTPVVLVVFSGRPYALGRWSDRVGAVVQAFFPGQDGAAAVAGILSGRVNPSGRLPVSVPREPAGQPYTYLAPPLGQTSGASNLDPTALFPFGHGLSYSTYDWQVASVDAESFPTDGETTLRVTVRNTGERAGTEVVQLYLHDPVGKVARPVARLVGYARVPLDAGASAEVHFTFPADMAAYTGPDGHRIVEPGALELRLAASSAEGDIRQVVPVTLTGPERVVGVERRMRCEVRVK, encoded by the coding sequence ATGACCGACCCCTGGCAGGACACCACTCTGCCCGCAGCCGTCCGCGCCGCCGACCTGCTCGCCCGTATGACCCCCCAGGAGAAGATCGCCCAGCTCTACAGCGTCTGGCCCGGCTCGAACGAGACCCCGGGCGGGGACATGGCCCCGCACCAGCACGCCCTGTCGGAGGACCTGGACCTCGCCGAGCTGCTTCCGCACGGCCTCGGCCAGCTCACCCGGCCGTTCGGCACCGCGCCCGTCGAGCCCGCCGAGGGCGCCGCCCGGCTGGCGAAGTTCCAGGAGGACATCCGCGCCGCGAACCGCTTCCGGCTGCCCGCCGTCGCCCACGAGGAGTGCCTCACCGGCCTCACCGCCTGGCAGGCGACGATCTTCCCGACCCCGCTCGCCTGGGGCGCGAGCTTCGATCCCGCCCTGGTGAAGGAGATGGCGTCGTCGATCGGCGCCACCATGCACTCCGTCGGCATCCACCAGGGCCTGGCCCCCGTCCTGGATGTCGTACGGGACGCACGCTGGGGCCGTACGGAGGAGTCGATCGGCGAGGACCCGTACCTCGTGGCGACCGTCGGCACCGCCTATGTCCAGGGGCTGGAGTCGGCGGGTGTCGTCGCCACGCTCAAGCACTTCGCCGGGTACTCGGCCTCGCGCGGCGCCCGCAACCACGCGCCCGCGTCGATCGGCCCGCGCGAACTCGCGGACGTCATCCTGCCGCCGTTCGAGATGGCTCTGCGGGAGGGCGGCGCGCGGTCGGTGATGGCGGCGTACAACGACGTCGACGGGCTGCCCGCGCACGCGCATCACGGACTGCTCACCCAACTCCTGCGTGAGCAGTGGAACTTCACCGGCACGGTCGTCGCCGACTACTTCGCCGTCTCCTTCCTGGAGTCGGCGCACGGGCTCACCGACTCCCCGGCGGGGGCGGCGGCGCTCGCGCTCGCGGCGGGCGTGGACGTGGAGCTGCCGGCCGTACGGTGCTACGGATCCGGGCCGCTCGACGAGGAGTTGGTGGACCGGGCCGCGCTGCGCGTCCTGACGCAGAAGTGCGAACTGGGACTGCTGGATCCCGACTGGGCGCCTCCGGCCGCCGGGGCGAGCGTCGACTTCGATCCACCTCACATGCGGGAGCTGGCACGGCAGCTGGCGGAGGAGTCCGTCGTCCTGCTGGCCAACGGAAACGGGGACGGGATCGGCGACGGCAGCGGCGGCCGCAACGGCACGCTGCCGTTCGGGCTCGGGGTGCGGCGGATCGCCGTCCTCGGCCCGCTGGCCGACGACCCGGCGGCCATGCTCGGCTGCTACACCTTCCCCCGCCATGTCCTGCTCGACCACCCCGACGTCCCGACGGGCGTCGCCGTACCGACACTGCTCGACGCGCTGCGCGCGGAGCTGCCGGACGCCGAGTTCGGGGACGACCCGGCGGCGGCCGACGTGTGCGTGGTCGCGGTCGGCGACCGGTCCGGACTCTTCGGGCGCGGCACCTCGGGGGAGGGATGCGATGCGGCCGACCTCGAACTGCCGGAGGGCCAGGGAGAGTTGGTGGACCGGGCGCTGGCCGCCGGGACGCCCGTCGTGCTCGTGGTGTTCTCCGGGCGGCCGTACGCACTGGGCCGCTGGTCCGACCGCGTCGGGGCGGTGGTGCAGGCGTTCTTCCCCGGCCAGGACGGCGCCGCAGCGGTCGCGGGCATCCTCTCCGGGCGGGTCAACCCGTCGGGGCGGCTCCCGGTGAGCGTGCCGCGCGAGCCCGCCGGACAGCCGTACACCTATCTCGCCCCGCCGCTCGGGCAGACCAGCGGGGCGAGCAACCTCGACCCGACGGCCCTGTTCCCCTTCGGGCACGGGCTGTCCTACTCGACGTACGACTGGCAGGTGGCGTCCGTCGACGCCGAGTCCTTCCCGACGGACGGCGAGACGACGCTGCGGGTGACCGTCCGCAACACCGGGGAGCGGGCCGGAACGGAGGTCGTCCAGCTGTATCTGCACGACCCGGTCGGCAAGGTGGCGCGCCCGGTGGCCCGGCTGGTCGGGTACGCGCGCGTGCCGCTCGACGCGGGCGCTTCGGCGGAGGTCCACTTCACGTTCCCGGCGGACATGGCCGCGTACACCGGGCCGGACGGCCACCGGATCGTCGAACCCGGCGCGTTGGAACTGCGGCTCGCGGCCTCCAGCGCCGAGGGCGACATACGGCAGGTGGTGCCGGTGACGCTGACGGGGCCGGAGCGGGTGGTGGGAGTGGAGCGGCGGATGCGGTGCGAGGTGCGGGTGAAGTGA
- a CDS encoding carbohydrate ABC transporter permease: MYVILWVVGVFMVTPLLYALISGFKSTDQLSSNPFGLPSPWVTSNYTSLLGSGTFWRSIGSSTVIAVGAALLTVATAALAAFALARFAFRGREFMFTLFTMGLMFPFAVAILPLFILLRTFGLLDNPWGVILPEAAFGLPVTIIILRGFFREIPGELEEAATLDGCTRFGFFWRILLPLARPALGTVSVLAIVSSWNQFLLPLLVFSEPTWWTIPVGIQQFQGQYASDVARIFAYLVLAMVPALAFYAVAERQLIGGITLGATKG, translated from the coding sequence ATGTACGTGATCCTCTGGGTGGTCGGCGTCTTCATGGTCACCCCTCTCCTCTACGCCCTGATCTCCGGCTTCAAGTCCACCGACCAGCTCTCCTCCAACCCGTTCGGGCTGCCCTCGCCGTGGGTGACCTCGAACTACACCTCGCTGCTCGGCTCGGGCACGTTCTGGCGGTCCATCGGCAGCAGCACGGTGATCGCGGTGGGCGCCGCCCTGCTGACGGTGGCGACGGCGGCCCTGGCCGCGTTCGCGCTCGCCCGATTCGCCTTCCGCGGGCGGGAGTTCATGTTCACCCTGTTCACGATGGGGCTGATGTTCCCGTTCGCGGTGGCGATCCTGCCGCTGTTCATCCTGCTGCGCACCTTCGGGCTGCTCGACAACCCGTGGGGCGTGATCCTGCCCGAGGCGGCCTTCGGGCTGCCGGTGACGATCATCATCCTGCGCGGCTTCTTCCGAGAGATCCCAGGGGAGTTGGAGGAAGCGGCGACGCTCGACGGCTGCACCCGCTTCGGGTTCTTCTGGCGCATCCTGCTGCCGCTGGCCCGGCCCGCGCTCGGCACGGTGTCGGTCCTCGCCATCGTGAGCAGCTGGAACCAGTTCCTGCTGCCGCTGCTGGTCTTCAGCGAACCCACCTGGTGGACGATCCCGGTCGGCATCCAGCAGTTCCAGGGCCAGTACGCCTCCGACGTGGCACGCATCTTCGCCTACCTGGTGCTCGCCATGGTGCCCGCCCTCGCCTTCTACGCGGTCGCCGAGCGACAGCTGATCGGCGGCATCACGCTCGGCGCGACCAAGGGCTGA
- a CDS encoding carbohydrate ABC transporter permease — translation MSDVGKYDGRHPAPGSRRRRSPLRRVRDWLSAVAFTVPALALFGMLVLVPMGYAIYVSFFNWGGFGSPSDSIGLDNYTRLFKDPVFIGDLGRGSLLIGFSIVVQLPFALAMAVLLNQKLRGRAVYRMLFFAPYILSEVITGVLFSMIFAPGEGLADKVLDKVGLSGLGGDWFAGQHSVMPTLFLVMTWKYFGFHMMLYLAGLQGIPAELHEAARIDGAGTWQRFRHITLPLLAPTLRISAFLSVVYSIQLFDLVWVITTGGPDHASETMAISMVQYGFKRYQMGYASAISVVMFLISLVFALAYQRFVLRRDTEGAITTMRGNR, via the coding sequence GTGAGCGACGTCGGCAAGTACGACGGCCGGCACCCCGCCCCCGGCTCACGGCGGCGCAGGTCGCCGCTGCGCCGGGTGCGCGACTGGCTGTCGGCCGTCGCGTTCACGGTCCCCGCTCTCGCCCTGTTCGGCATGCTCGTACTGGTGCCGATGGGGTACGCGATCTACGTCAGCTTCTTCAACTGGGGCGGATTCGGCTCGCCTTCGGACAGCATCGGCCTCGACAACTACACCCGGCTCTTCAAGGACCCTGTGTTCATCGGGGACTTGGGGCGCGGCAGTCTGCTCATCGGCTTCTCCATCGTCGTGCAGCTGCCGTTCGCGCTCGCCATGGCCGTGCTGCTCAACCAGAAGCTGCGCGGCCGGGCCGTGTACCGGATGCTGTTCTTCGCCCCGTACATCCTGTCCGAGGTCATCACCGGCGTGCTGTTCAGCATGATCTTCGCGCCGGGGGAGGGGCTCGCCGACAAGGTCCTCGACAAGGTCGGACTCTCGGGACTGGGCGGTGACTGGTTCGCCGGTCAGCACAGCGTCATGCCCACCCTCTTCCTCGTCATGACGTGGAAGTACTTCGGCTTCCACATGATGCTCTACCTGGCCGGACTCCAGGGCATCCCGGCCGAGCTGCACGAGGCGGCGCGCATCGACGGCGCCGGCACCTGGCAGCGCTTCCGGCACATCACGCTGCCGCTGCTCGCGCCGACCCTCCGGATCAGCGCGTTCCTCTCCGTCGTCTACTCCATCCAGCTCTTCGACCTGGTCTGGGTCATCACCACCGGCGGCCCCGACCACGCCTCCGAAACCATGGCGATCAGCATGGTCCAGTACGGCTTCAAGCGCTATCAGATGGGCTACGCCAGCGCCATCAGCGTCGTGATGTTCCTGATCAGCCTGGTCTTCGCCCTCGCCTACCAGCGATTCGTACTGCGCCGGGACACCGAAGGAGCCATCACCACCATGCGAGGAAACCGATGA
- a CDS encoding extracellular solute-binding protein, translated as MRPSGTTSNFSRRGFLAASAATGLGAAGLSACGSSDSDGGSGKKTIEWWNITTTQPAKKLWAQRAREFEAAHPDVKIKVVTMENEAYKQKMTAQIASGKLPDIFHTWGGGVLKQQLDAGLVEDLTGKISWTADYVPASMAAYKFDDKTYAVPFDIGAVGFWYNKALFKKAGITTPPTTWSGYLDAIKALKKAGITPIALAGKEKWPGMYFWAYLSMRVAGLEAMQKASDDADFTGDDFVKAGQHLKDLVALQPFQKGFLGGAYSDPNGEAALMGNGKAAMELMGQWAPIVEADSGKGLGKDLGFFSFPAVEGGKGALTEVFGGGGGHALRTGAPQEALDFLKFFAEKEFAEKLIKQTGLIPVSKQTLGALTDPNLTAVSDMLNKATGFQLYLDQAYAPAVGQEINDSVAALIAGSKSPEQVTRSVTQVAKSEKS; from the coding sequence ATGCGACCGTCTGGTACGACCTCCAACTTCTCTCGCCGTGGATTCCTGGCGGCCTCCGCGGCGACCGGCCTCGGCGCGGCCGGGCTGAGCGCGTGCGGCTCCTCGGACAGCGACGGCGGTTCCGGCAAGAAGACGATCGAGTGGTGGAACATCACCACGACCCAGCCCGCGAAGAAGCTGTGGGCCCAGCGAGCCAGGGAGTTCGAGGCCGCGCACCCGGACGTGAAGATCAAGGTCGTCACGATGGAGAACGAGGCGTACAAGCAGAAGATGACCGCGCAGATCGCCTCGGGCAAGCTGCCGGACATCTTCCACACCTGGGGCGGCGGCGTCCTCAAGCAGCAGCTCGACGCCGGACTGGTCGAGGACCTGACGGGCAAGATCTCCTGGACCGCCGACTACGTGCCCGCGTCGATGGCGGCCTACAAGTTCGACGACAAGACCTACGCCGTCCCCTTCGACATCGGCGCAGTCGGCTTCTGGTACAACAAGGCGCTCTTCAAGAAGGCCGGCATCACCACGCCCCCCACCACCTGGTCCGGCTACCTCGACGCCATCAAGGCCCTCAAGAAGGCGGGTATCACCCCCATCGCCCTGGCCGGCAAGGAGAAGTGGCCGGGCATGTACTTCTGGGCGTACCTCTCGATGCGCGTCGCCGGTCTCGAAGCGATGCAGAAGGCCTCCGACGACGCCGACTTCACCGGCGACGACTTCGTCAAGGCAGGCCAGCACCTCAAGGACCTCGTCGCCCTCCAGCCCTTCCAGAAGGGGTTCCTCGGCGGGGCCTACTCCGACCCGAACGGCGAGGCGGCCCTGATGGGCAACGGCAAGGCGGCCATGGAGCTGATGGGCCAGTGGGCGCCCATCGTCGAGGCCGACTCCGGCAAGGGCCTCGGCAAGGACCTCGGCTTCTTCTCCTTCCCGGCGGTCGAGGGCGGCAAGGGCGCACTCACCGAGGTGTTCGGCGGAGGTGGCGGCCACGCGCTGCGCACGGGAGCTCCGCAGGAGGCGCTGGACTTCCTGAAGTTCTTCGCCGAGAAGGAGTTCGCGGAGAAGCTCATCAAGCAGACCGGCCTGATACCGGTCTCCAAGCAGACGCTTGGCGCGCTCACCGACCCCAACCTCACCGCCGTCTCCGACATGCTGAACAAGGCCACCGGCTTCCAGCTCTACCTCGACCAGGCGTACGCCCCCGCCGTCGGGCAGGAGATCAACGACAGCGTCGCCGCGCTCATCGCGGGCTCCAAGTCGCCCGAGCAGGTGACGCGTTCGGTCACCCAGGTCGCCAAGAGCGAGAAGAGCTAG
- a CDS encoding LacI family DNA-binding transcriptional regulator produces MARESIRNKVTITEIAREAGVSVPTVSRVVNGRSDVSPETRARVEDLLRHHGYQRKPNAPGDRAALIDLVFNDLDSPWAVEIIRGVEEVAHDSGVGTVVSAIHGASGSAQQWMTNLRARASDGVILVTSVLDPRLHDELRRLGVPLVVVDPAGSPALDMPTVGATNWAGGMAATEHLLGLGHRRIGFIAGPPRLLCSRARLDGYRAALEGADIAVDDALIVPGDFYHSAGFDGCNTLLDLEEPPTALFASSDQMALGAIEALRRRGLRVPEDLSVVGFDDLPEVRWSAPPLTTVRQPLADMGKLATRTVLRLAEGEEPASPRVELATELVVRASTAPLG; encoded by the coding sequence GTGGCCCGGGAGAGCATCAGGAACAAGGTGACGATCACCGAGATCGCCCGGGAGGCCGGGGTCTCGGTGCCCACCGTGTCCCGTGTCGTGAACGGCCGCTCCGACGTGTCGCCGGAGACCCGGGCCCGGGTCGAGGACCTGCTGCGCCACCACGGCTACCAGCGGAAACCGAACGCCCCGGGCGACCGGGCCGCGTTGATCGACCTGGTCTTCAACGACCTCGACAGCCCCTGGGCGGTGGAGATCATCCGCGGGGTCGAGGAGGTCGCGCACGACTCCGGGGTGGGCACGGTGGTGTCGGCCATCCACGGGGCGTCGGGGTCGGCCCAGCAGTGGATGACCAATCTGCGGGCGCGCGCCTCGGACGGCGTGATCCTGGTGACGTCCGTGCTGGATCCCCGGCTGCACGACGAGTTGCGGCGGCTCGGCGTGCCCCTCGTCGTGGTCGACCCGGCGGGCTCGCCGGCCCTCGACATGCCGACCGTCGGCGCCACCAACTGGGCCGGCGGCATGGCCGCGACGGAGCACCTGCTCGGCCTCGGGCACCGGCGGATCGGGTTCATCGCGGGACCGCCCCGGCTGCTGTGCTCGCGGGCCCGGCTCGACGGCTACCGGGCGGCGCTGGAAGGCGCCGACATCGCTGTCGACGACGCGCTGATCGTCCCCGGCGACTTCTACCACTCCGCCGGCTTCGACGGCTGCAACACCCTGCTCGACCTGGAGGAACCGCCCACCGCGCTGTTCGCCTCCAGTGACCAGATGGCGCTGGGAGCGATCGAGGCGCTGCGTCGGCGGGGCCTTCGGGTGCCCGAGGATCTGAGTGTCGTCGGTTTCGACGATCTGCCCGAAGTGCGCTGGTCCGCACCGCCGTTGACCACCGTGCGCCAACCCCTCGCAGACATGGGCAAATTGGCGACGCGTACGGTGCTGCGGCTGGCGGAGGGCGAGGAGCCCGCGTCGCCTCGGGTCGAGCTCGCGACCGAATTGGTGGTACGGGCGAGTACCGCCCCGCTGGGCTGA
- the tsaD gene encoding tRNA (adenosine(37)-N6)-threonylcarbamoyltransferase complex transferase subunit TsaD, whose product MADEPLVLGIETSCDETGVGIVRGHTLLADAVASSVDEHARFGGVVPEVASRAHLEAMIPTIQRALKDAGVTARDLDGIAVTAGPGLAGALLVGVSAAKAYAYALGKPLYGVNHLASHICVDQLEHGALPEPTMALLVSGGHSSLLLSTDITSDVRPMGATIDDAAGEAFDKIARVLNLGFPGGPVIDRYAKEGDPRAIAFPRGLTGPRDAAYDFSFSGLKTSVARWIEAKRAAGEEVPVRDVAASFQEAVVDVLTRKAVRACKDQGVDHLMIGGGVAANSRLRVLAQERCEAAGIRLRVPRPKLCTDNGAMVAALGAEMVARNRSASDWDLSADSSLPVTDPHVPGRAHAHDHVHEVSKENLYS is encoded by the coding sequence ATGGCTGACGAACCGCTCGTCCTCGGCATCGAGACCTCCTGCGACGAGACCGGCGTCGGCATCGTCCGCGGCCACACCCTGCTCGCGGACGCCGTCGCGTCCAGTGTCGACGAGCACGCGCGCTTCGGCGGTGTCGTCCCGGAGGTCGCCTCCCGCGCCCACCTGGAGGCGATGATCCCGACCATCCAGCGGGCGCTGAAGGACGCCGGGGTGACCGCCCGCGACCTGGACGGCATCGCCGTGACGGCGGGCCCCGGGCTCGCCGGTGCGCTGCTCGTCGGAGTCTCGGCGGCGAAGGCGTACGCCTACGCGCTCGGCAAGCCGCTCTACGGCGTCAACCACCTCGCCTCGCACATCTGCGTGGACCAGCTGGAGCACGGCGCGCTGCCCGAGCCGACGATGGCCCTCCTGGTCTCCGGCGGACACTCGTCGCTGCTCCTGTCCACGGACATCACCTCCGACGTACGGCCGATGGGCGCGACCATCGACGACGCGGCCGGCGAGGCCTTCGACAAGATCGCCCGCGTGCTGAACCTCGGCTTCCCCGGCGGCCCGGTCATCGACCGGTACGCCAAGGAGGGCGACCCTCGTGCCATCGCGTTCCCGCGCGGCCTGACCGGCCCGCGCGATGCCGCGTACGACTTCTCCTTCTCCGGCCTGAAGACCTCCGTGGCCCGCTGGATCGAGGCGAAGCGGGCGGCGGGCGAGGAGGTGCCGGTGCGCGATGTCGCCGCGTCCTTCCAGGAGGCGGTGGTGGACGTGCTGACCCGTAAGGCCGTACGGGCCTGCAAGGACCAGGGCGTCGACCACCTCATGATCGGCGGCGGTGTCGCCGCCAACTCGCGGCTGCGCGTGCTCGCCCAGGAGCGGTGCGAGGCCGCCGGGATCCGGCTCCGCGTGCCGCGCCCCAAGCTGTGCACGGACAACGGGGCGATGGTGGCCGCGCTGGGCGCCGAGATGGTGGCCCGGAACCGGTCCGCCTCGGACTGGGACCTGTCGGCGGACTCGTCGCTGCCGGTGACGGACCCGCATGTGCCGGGCCGCGCGCACGCGCACGACCATGTGCACGAGGTCAGCAAGGAGAACCTGTACTCGTGA
- the rimI gene encoding ribosomal protein S18-alanine N-acetyltransferase, with amino-acid sequence MRWWDLDPVLELEKELFPEDAWSRGMFWSELAHARGPDATRRYVVAETPEKRVIGYAGLAATGDLADVQTIAVARDQWGSGLGSRLLTELLRAATAFECAEVLLECRVDNVRAQKLYERFGFEPIGFRRGYYQPGNVDALVMRLNDPSTSVQGTEING; translated from the coding sequence ATGCGTTGGTGGGACCTCGATCCCGTGCTGGAGCTGGAGAAGGAACTGTTCCCCGAGGACGCCTGGTCCCGGGGCATGTTCTGGTCCGAACTGGCCCACGCGCGGGGCCCGGATGCGACGCGGCGGTACGTGGTGGCCGAGACGCCCGAGAAGCGGGTGATCGGCTACGCCGGACTCGCCGCCACCGGCGACCTGGCCGACGTACAGACCATCGCCGTCGCCCGCGACCAGTGGGGCTCCGGCCTCGGCTCGCGGCTGCTGACCGAACTGCTGCGGGCCGCGACGGCCTTCGAGTGCGCCGAGGTGCTGCTCGAATGCCGGGTGGACAACGTCCGCGCGCAGAAGCTCTACGAGCGCTTCGGCTTCGAGCCCATCGGTTTCAGACGCGGCTACTACCAGCCGGGGAACGTGGACGCCCTGGTGATGCGCCTCAACGACCCGTCAACATCCGTACAAGGAACCGAGATCAATGGCTGA